A genomic stretch from Arachis stenosperma cultivar V10309 chromosome 3, arast.V10309.gnm1.PFL2, whole genome shotgun sequence includes:
- the LOC130966900 gene encoding uncharacterized protein LOC130966900 codes for MANVRPLEPLKLCIVSSKNTIGCMLAQDDENGHEWAVYYLSRVLADIKTRCSPIKKLCLSLYHACMKLKCYMVAKSVKVIAQTDLIKYMLSFSMLRGHLGKWMLALTEFDLQYVPANAGKGQVIADFLVENSKDLHDQGANIVDVKINYWKLYFDGSKHKDGAGVRILIISLEGIPSKLLFELKYPCSNNVAKYEALILGLKILIDKGALEVQILGDSQLVLKQLSKEYKCNNERLQKYLVTAWELLKSFRKVSLVHIPRIHNEIANELAQIASRYRVCSETLKKLSGIHQILVLANEREVLCMDEWEDSDWRKPIALYLKDSNIVVDRKIKLRAMIFVLLDNDLYKKGIDRSLLRCLSRDDQNIVKPG; via the coding sequence ATGGCAAATGTTCGTCCATTGGAACCTTTAAAATTATGTATTGTATCATCTAAAAATACTATAGGGTGTATGTTAGCCCAAGATGATGAAAATGGGCATGAATGGGCGGTTTACTACCTTAGTCGCGTTTTAGCTGATATCAAAACAAGGTGTTCCCCGATCAAAAAATTGTGTTTATCCCTATATCATGCTTGCATGAAGTTAAAGTGTTATATGGTGGCTAAATCGGTGAAAGTCATAGCACAAACTGACCTAATTAAGTATATGTTAAGTTTCTCTATGTTAAGGGGACATTTAGGAAAATGGATGTTGGCATTGACAGAATTTGATTTACAATATGTCCCAGCAAATGCTGGCAAAGGACAGGTCATCGCAGATTTTCTCGTGGAGAATTCGAAAGATCTGCATGACCAAGGGGCAAATATAGTTGATGTGAAAATCAACTATTGGAAATTGTATTTTGATGGATCTAAGCATAAAGATGGTGCAGGGGTGAGAATCCTCATTATTTCACTAGAGGGTATTCCATCGAAATTATTGTTCGAGTTAAAGTATCCTTGTTCTAATAATGTGGCCAAATATGAGGCTCTGATTTTGGGTCTTAAAATTTTAATCGACAAAGGAGCTTTAGAGGTTCAGATTTTAGGGGATTCACAATTAGTTTTAAAGCAGCTATCGAAAGAATATAAGTGTAATAATGagaggttacaaaaatatttagtaaCTGCTTGGGAATTATTAAAGTCTTTTCGAAAGGTTTCCTTGGTGCATATCCCTAGAATTCATAATGAAATTGCTAACGAGTTAGCCCAAATTGCTTCAAGGTATCGGGTCTGTTCGGAGACTTTGAAAAAATTATCTGGTATCCATCAAATTTTAGTACTGGCAAATGAAAGAGAGGTTTTGTGTATGGATGAATGGGAGGATTCTGATTGGAGAAAGCCTATTGCTCTTTATTTAAAGGATTCCAATATTGTAGTTGATAGAAAGATAAAGTTACGAGCAatgatttttgttttattgGACAATGATCTGTATAAAAAAGGGATCGATAGAAGTTTGTTAAGATGCTTAAGTCGAGATGATCAGAAtattgtaaaacccggttaa